A region of Egicoccus sp. AB-alg6-2 DNA encodes the following proteins:
- a CDS encoding spermidine synthase, protein MVRLPFEELDSQSTPMGEINLRRRIEPSRQVDVYEVKLGDEFLMSSLFTVAEIELARLGLAAVDGDDLDVVVGGLGLGYTAVAALEDERVRSLTVVEALPEVIGWHERRLLPEASRLVDDGRTRLVRGDFFALAAGDEGFDPHAPGRRFDAILLDVDHSPRHVLHRSHAGFYTPDGLRAMSRFLGPDGVFALWSDDPPDDGFLDVLHELFSHARAEVVAFDNFYTGGESTNTVYVARR, encoded by the coding sequence ATGGTGCGGCTGCCGTTCGAGGAACTGGATTCGCAGTCGACGCCGATGGGCGAGATCAATCTGCGGCGGCGGATCGAGCCGTCGCGGCAGGTCGACGTCTACGAGGTCAAGCTCGGTGACGAGTTCCTGATGTCGAGCCTGTTCACGGTCGCCGAGATCGAACTCGCACGTCTCGGACTCGCCGCGGTCGACGGCGACGACCTCGACGTGGTGGTCGGGGGGCTGGGGCTCGGCTACACGGCCGTCGCCGCGCTCGAGGACGAACGGGTCCGGTCGTTGACCGTCGTCGAGGCACTGCCGGAGGTCATCGGCTGGCACGAACGTCGCCTGCTGCCCGAAGCGTCCCGGTTGGTCGACGACGGCCGCACGCGGCTGGTTCGCGGCGACTTCTTCGCGCTGGCGGCCGGGGACGAGGGCTTCGATCCGCACGCGCCCGGGCGGAGGTTCGACGCGATCCTGTTGGACGTCGACCACTCGCCCCGCCACGTCCTGCATCGCAGCCATGCCGGCTTCTACACCCCGGACGGGTTGCGCGCGATGTCCCGCTTCCTCGGTCCGGACGGCGTGTTCGCCCTGTGGTCCGACGATCCGCCCGACGACGGCTTCCTCGACGTGCTGCACGAGCTGTTCAGCCACGCCCGTGCCGAGGTCGTGGCCTTCGACAACTTCTACACCGGCGGCGAGTCGACGAACACCGTCTACGTCGCCCGCCGCTGA
- a CDS encoding MoaD/ThiS family protein produces MIRVLLPTHLRTLAKVGHEVRLEVDGPVTQRAVLDALEASYPVLRGTIRDHGTHQRRAFVRFFACGRDLSHDSPDDPLPEAIARGEEPFAVIGAMAGG; encoded by the coding sequence ATGATCCGCGTCCTGCTCCCCACCCACCTGCGAACGCTGGCGAAGGTGGGTCACGAGGTCCGACTGGAGGTCGACGGCCCGGTCACCCAGCGTGCGGTGCTCGACGCCCTCGAGGCGAGCTACCCGGTCCTGCGCGGCACGATCCGCGACCACGGCACCCACCAGCGGCGGGCGTTCGTGCGCTTCTTCGCCTGCGGCCGCGACCTCTCGCACGACTCCCCCGACGATCCGCTGCCCGAGGCGATCGCGCGCGGCGAGGAACCGTTCGCCGTCATCGGCGCCATGGCCGGCGGCTGA
- a CDS encoding WD40/YVTN/BNR-like repeat-containing protein, whose amino-acid sequence MAGVRVLVGTAKGAFVLASDERRRDWDVQGPLFGGWEVFHVQGSPLDPDRIYASQCGGWFGQVIQRSDDGGRSWNPVGNEFSYASVPGTHQWYDGTPHPWEFAKVWHLEPSLTEPDVVYAGIEDAGLFRSDDAGGTWQELRGLREHGTGSSWQPGAGGLCLHTIVQDPTDPQRLLVAISAAGTFRTDDGGATWKATNKGLRSGEIPDQDAEVGHCVHKIARHPSTPQTLFMQKHWDVMRSDDGGDSWREVSGDLPTDFGFVIDVHAHEPETVYVVPIKSDAEHYPIDGALKVYRSRTGGGEWEPLTKGLPQQNCYVNVLRDAMAVDHLDDCGVYVGTTSGQLFGSADAGDSWAPIVEGLPRILSVEVQTLS is encoded by the coding sequence GACTGGGACGTCCAGGGGCCGTTGTTCGGCGGGTGGGAGGTCTTCCACGTCCAGGGCTCGCCACTCGACCCCGACCGCATCTACGCCTCCCAGTGCGGCGGCTGGTTCGGGCAGGTGATCCAGCGCTCGGACGACGGTGGACGCTCGTGGAACCCGGTCGGCAACGAGTTCAGCTATGCCAGCGTGCCCGGCACCCACCAGTGGTACGACGGCACGCCGCACCCGTGGGAGTTCGCCAAGGTGTGGCACCTCGAGCCGTCGCTGACCGAACCCGACGTCGTCTACGCCGGCATCGAGGACGCGGGGTTGTTCCGCTCGGACGACGCCGGCGGGACGTGGCAGGAGCTGCGCGGCCTGCGCGAGCACGGCACCGGCTCGTCGTGGCAGCCCGGGGCCGGAGGCCTGTGCCTGCACACCATCGTCCAGGATCCGACGGACCCGCAACGGCTGCTGGTGGCGATCTCGGCCGCGGGCACCTTCCGCACCGACGACGGCGGGGCGACCTGGAAGGCGACCAACAAGGGGCTGCGATCCGGGGAGATCCCCGATCAGGACGCCGAGGTCGGCCACTGCGTGCACAAGATCGCGCGGCATCCGTCGACACCACAGACGCTGTTCATGCAGAAGCACTGGGACGTGATGCGCAGCGATGACGGCGGTGACTCCTGGCGTGAGGTCAGCGGCGACCTTCCCACCGACTTCGGCTTCGTCATCGACGTGCATGCCCACGAACCCGAGACGGTCTACGTCGTACCGATCAAGTCCGACGCGGAGCACTACCCCATCGACGGCGCGCTGAAGGTCTATCGCAGCCGGACCGGCGGCGGCGAGTGGGAGCCGCTCACCAAGGGGCTGCCGCAGCAGAACTGCTACGTCAACGTCCTGCGCGACGCGATGGCGGTCGACCACCTCGACGACTGCGGCGTGTACGTCGGCACCACCAGCGGGCAGTTGTTCGGTTCGGCCGACGCGGGCGACTCCTGGGCGCCGATCGTCGAGGGGTTGCCGCGCATCCTCTCGGTCGAGGTGCAGACGCTGTCATGA